The Kogia breviceps isolate mKogBre1 chromosome 19, mKogBre1 haplotype 1, whole genome shotgun sequence genome contains the following window.
GGGAAAACAGTGGGAACTGCCTCCAGTTGCTTTTGGCATCTGCCGTCTGTCCATGGGTGCCTCGTTCATCCCGCCAGGTCTTGAGCACTGAAGAGTGGGATCGGCGCAGCAGAGTTCTAAagcgggcggcggcggcagcagcaccCCAGCCCAAGAAGAGGTAAGATTTGGTCTCTGCACAGTGACCGCCCCCGCGGTAGAATGGACAGGCAGCTAGTTTTGTTGAAATGGATTTGCAGAAAAGGATATCAAATGATGAAATCACCTTAAAAAGCTGGAATTACCGGCAGATTGTGTGGTGGTGAACCTACGGTTTTCTGAAGATAACCTTTTAGGCTGAATGACTGTTCTTGGCGTATAAAGTAAGATTAACTGACATTTGGTTTCCTTGCAGGCTATGCTGCAGCAGGGGCAGAATTTTTTGAAGTCCAAAGGACCAGGCGTGGCCATCGACTTGGACCCTGAAAACCTAGGCTCCCACGTTTGGTGTAGAAACACCTTGTGCTGAGTATCAGAGGGCCATTCTTACCAATGAGGGAGCCAAGAAATAGATTTGGCACTTCTGGTGTCACTAAATTCATGAGTTTTCTTGTATGGTCCCTTAACCAAACGGAGCTTTTATACTTTTAAGTACTGTATAAATGTGTTCTTGGGTGAGAGCCTGAGGTTTTTGAACTGGAAACGTCCTGAAATTTGTATCTCCTGTGCAGTTAACCATAAACAATGTAATAAAAGTATGGTCTTCGGTATTGGTTCTTACAAATGTGTATTTGAAGAAAAAGTCCGGTTTGACCTCTGCTGACAAATCATTAGTGGTCCAGGTATTATTAGTACCTGTCACCTTCCCTTAACGTAGGTCTAAGCTGTTCTCCCCTCTTGAGACTTGGGGCAAAAACCCCAAAGCATTTTAAGGCATCTGTAACACGTGAGTCCAGTCTGTCCCTCTGGGCTGTCTGCCCTTTTGCGTAGCCTCCCTCTAGCTCCTGAAGCTCTACCCACACCTGCCCGGACAGCGGCAGGCAAGGTCCCACTGTCTGGCTCTCACCCACCCCTGTCTTGCCACCTTCCGGTGTGAAGGTCTTGGCTACCCTACCAGGCATGAGGCTGGAGGCGTGTCGGGCTGTGCTCCCCTAGCCCTCTGCTGTTTGCCCGAGGGGCTCTGGTTCACTGGGCACCCAGAATGATGTTCTCTGCCTCAAGAATGGTTGGTTCCCAATCTCCCTGGACTCGCTAATTGTGTCTGAAAGGGATGGCTTTTTAACCCGTAGGCCTTGGGTAAGGGGAAGGTAGGGTGGACACCTCGGCTTTCTCCCCTCGGGAACCTCCAGTTTATTTTTTCACCCTTCTCCCACTTGTCTTGCTTGGAGGTACCGCATCTTTGTGGTCCTTGGTTTTCGGGAATGTGCTCAAAGTAGCAAGGATTACTTTGGGGACTCCATGGGGAGGGGTTTTGCGGGAAAAGGGTCCTTTTAAAAGGAAGCAAGGCTCACTCTGGCCTGTACCCTAGGAACCCTGACGCATGTGGAGTTCCACTATTCTGCGGAGATGCTGTGCGGTTTCTGAGTGGCACGCACTGTCTGCCCCACACTTCTAGGATGTCCTAAATATTGAAGGGTATGGGGGGGGTGGCTGGTCCCGTGGCTAGGCCTCTGGGGTCACAGGCTGAAGGGTGAGCTTTGTATATGGAGGCTGAGACCGGGAAGTTGGCCCCAAGGGGCCTGGGCGCCACAAGGAGGAGGCAGACACCCCTCAGTCCAGATGGGGATGAGGCTCCTGGGGTCTCCAGCAGCCAGTCCCCTACCCCAGCCTCCAGCCGGGAGCTGGAGATTCTGACCTGCCTGGATCAGGGGCACACCCAGCATCTGGGTATTTGTAATTCAGGACCGGAAAATCCCGGGTTAGATGCAGAGCCCCCACTACACTTCCTTTTCTGGGGGTGGCGGGGAAGCGCTGACCGTTCACATTAACTCCAGCTTCCAGCACCCCCAGCCCCTACACGGCACCCACAAGTTGGGAGGCTGAGGGTTGGTTCCTCTTGAGCCGGGGATGACTGCTCAGGAGCCGAGAGGCAGATGTGGATTGACAAGGGGGTGATGGAGAGGACCAGAGAGGAATTACAGTCCTCCTTCCCTAGATGCTACCATCTGGCTTCCTGGGTCGGGGGGAGGTGCTGCCAGGCCCATTCCGGATGGCGGCCTGCGACCCCGCTGGGGACGCCCGCCCTGCCTCAGCCGTCCTACCCCCGCGGGACTCCCTGGGGAGGCCCCCACCTCCCTGTCACGTCTGAGGTGCGCCTGTAGTCTCCCTGCCCTCCCGGTCCCCTCCAGGGTCCTCCCGGTCCACAGCCTCGTCCCGGGCCTCGTCCCCACTGCCCGGGCCCTCGCCCAGCTCCAGGATGGTGGGCAGGTGGCCCTGCTTGGGGGAGCGCTTGCGCAGGCCGAGCAGGAAGGGCTGGGGCAGCGCGAAGATGTCCACGTTGTTGCCCAGGTCGATCCACGTGACGCTGGGGAACTGACCGGGGTCCTTCAGGGCGTCGGTGAGGTCGCGCAGCAGGGCCCGCGTCAGCCGGTTGCCGTTGAGGGCCAGCGTGGTCAGCCGGGGCAGCGCGCCGAGAGCCGGCAGCAGCTGCAGGGCCATGTCGTCCGTGAGGCCCGTGAAGCCCAGCTCCACGCTGCCCACCTGCTCCCCGCAGCGCCGCAGGTAGCCGGCCACGCGCTCCAGGTCGCGGGGGCTCAGCGGGATGCCCGACAGGTCCACGGTGTTGTCCGGGGGGCTCCCGGCCAGGACTGCCTTGAGGCTGAAGGGGAGACGAGACAGCAGGGTTCAAGCGGGCGGGGCACGCTTCTCTCCGGAGGCAGCCTCCACTCAGCCCTCTGCCCGCGGGGCGGGAACCAGCGGCCCCGGGCCCCTGGCACTGCCCACATCTCAGCCCGGCTGCCCAGCGGGCAGAGCCTGGGGGGCACAGGGCAGGGCCCAAGTGTTTCTGCAGTGACCAAGGGGACATTCAGGGGCCAACGCTGGGGTCTGCACTGGActccttccttcctacttttttttttttttttaaaattatttattttatattttggctgcaccgggtcttagttgcggcacgcaggatctttagttgcggcaggcgggcttcGTCCCTCACGCGACCTTTAGTTAGTTCCTTAACCTCTGCGCCTCTGTTATTTGCCTGAGAAATGAAGCCAACCGGGCACCACAGGGGTGTCATGGGAAATGAACGCAGTCAGAACGGCGCCCTGTGCAGGAGGGCGGCGAACGGCCGAGCTCCCTGCTCCCCGACGAGTGCCACAGATCTCGGCAGCCTTTCCTTCAAGACCATCTTCCCCGCCAGACAGAGGGTCCTTGGGGGGGCCCTCGGGACAGCAGGCGGGGGAGGGCGCAGGGGCCCCGAGCCTGGTGTGGGCTGCTGTCCACCCCCCTCCACTCCCTACCACCCGCCACcccttgctcttctttctcacccGCTCCCTTGCTCGGGGGCCCAGATCTCCCAGCTTCCAGATACCCCAGGCGAGGCCCGAGGCTCCAACCCTGGGAAGGACAGGGAGTTGGAGGGGGCTCAGCACCTGTTACCATCAGCAGCCCTGGGATCACAGCTTGGGCTTCCTGTCGGCCTCATAGGAGAAAAAACAGGCCAAGGGAAGAGCTCGGTAAGAGTCCCAGCGGAGGGAacacaagtgcaaaggccctgaggctggtaGAGCTCAGCGTGTCTGTGAACCAGCAGgaaggccggggtgggggtgtgggtgggggtgggggaccacCACTCGGGCCTGAGTGGGTTTCAGTCAGCGGGAGGGGGAGGCGTCCGAGCGGAGTGAGGCTTCTGAGCGAAGAACGGACTGAGCGCCTTGTGTGCTGGGGAGACAGGAGGCCCCTGGGTCCCAGCAGAGCTCACCCTCCCGCTTTTCCCTCCTCCAGAACTAGCGCACAAGCAGCCAGAACTGCTCTGCCCCCGCAtttggtccctgccctcagcccgCTTGGCACCCCCTTTGGCGACTTCCTCCACCAGGGAAGGGCCCTTGGGGAACCATCTCCTCTCCTGCCTTGGGGGGCGGGGCGTGGCGTCCAGAAGAAGGGAAGGGGGCCCAGCGCTCTTCTCTCCAGCGGGACCTGGAGGAGGAGCCTGTGCCAGCAGGGCCCTGCCAAACAAAGCCTTCGGGACGCCGGCCCAAGCAGTACCCCTCTGCTTTCTGTGGTGCTGCTCTGGCCCCCGGGTCCTGTGTCCCGGtgtcccctctgcccccagggtGCAGGGGGCCACACGAGCCCCGAGGGTCCTCACTGCTGTACGCCAGGGACAAGGCTGGGGTCTGGGTCCCCCTGGGAGACAtcaggagggctgggggagggggtggggcgagTGCCCGCATTCAGCGCACCAGCACCAGAAACCcctcctgtccccctcccccagcagcagAACGGGCGCGCACTCCCAGATCCCACCGCACAGAGCGGGGCCCAGCCGCCAGCATCTCCCAGGGCTCCTGCCCACCCGGAATGCCCACCCTGCCTGCCACTttcccccggcccccagcccctcacTTCACCTTCTCCCAGCAGCTCTTGCCCTCCCCCCACGGCCCCGGGACGGGACGGGGTGCTGTCTCCCCAATGCCCGGCCCAGCACAGCTGGCTTTGAGCTGCCCTTGTAGGAGGCGGCGCGGCTGGGCGGCGGCGGGGGAGACCCGCCTCGGGTGACCGCGACTCACCAGGCCTGTGGCTTCCTCTTCACCAGCCCGCGATGGCGCCTCCACTGGGAATGGGGGCTGAGGTGGTAGGTCAGCTGCCGGCACAGCTTCTCCATGGCGCCCAGCGCGTCGCCCTCCTGCAGAGGAAGCCACAGGTCCCTGAGTCGAGGGAGCAGGCAGGGAGCCCAggcccccacctccagcctcctgcCTCGGCGGGACCAGCACAGACCCCAGGCCtagctggggaggggaggcctgCTGTGCGGGCCCAAGGTGGCCGCCCGGAGCAGGGCGCAGGGGTTGCAAACTCATCTGCACGATGGTTTTCGTTTCTGCGAATTCGTCGCTATCGTTGAAAAACCTGAGATTTCTACGGAAGTCTGGATTCCAGGTGACCTGACGGTTGACCCCTTAGCCAAGGTCGCCACGGTCCCTGCCGCTCCCCGACGCCCAGGGCCATCTTGCTTACTCGCTCGCCTGACAGATACCCGCTGGGTACCTCCGAGGGGCCGGGCCCTTGCTCTAGAAGCTGGGGATTCAGCCACACGCACACGTCCTCGCTCGCGTATTCCACACAGCAAAGGGGACAGTGAAAGACTTTACCACGTCTCTTCCGCCCACGTCAACggtgggaaaataaaagaatgaggcGCCAAGCGGTTCCCGGCCCAGATCATTCATCTTCGTTACCTGTCTGGCCCATCAGCATTTGACCTTGAGACCCTGGGTGTTATGgcctgaattgtgtccccccgcCAAGCTCTTAAagtgaagtcctaatccccagtgcctcagaatgtggctgtatttggaaacTGGGCCCCTAAAGAGTAATTAAGGTAAAACGAGATCACTGCGGTGGGTCCTAATTctatatgactggtgtcctcatgagacgagatcaggacacagacatgTACAGAGGGGAGACCGTATgagcacacagggagaagacggccgtctacaCGCCAAGGAGAGACGCCTcggaagaaaccaaccctgctgacgcCTTGATCtcggacctccagcctccagaactgtgaggaggtacgtttctgttgtttaagtggTAGTTTTGTCACGGCAGCCCCAGCAAACAAATACGCTGGGTTAAAGGATGCAGCAGAGAGATTTTAGAGGCTCCAACTCTGTCCCAAGGGGAGTCAATTCAACAAAGAGTCCCCGAGGCCTGGGAGCCTGAGTGGCCCAGAGCATGTGCTCCCACCAGATGATGGGCCAGTGCCAAGGGCCAAGGCCAGGAAGTGCCAGGCACGGATGCAAACCCACTTGCAGACGGCAACGCGATGTGGTGAGGTCAACCGTGAGCCCGGGGCCAGTGCCAGGCAGGGCGCGTGGCACAGAGTGGCTGCTCGGTGGAGGCTGGCTTGATTATCACCGCTGTCATCACCGCTCTGCTGGGGCAGCAGCATCTGCTGTTTGGCCCTCCAAGGTTTCGGGTTACCTGTGGTCAACCTCGGTCCGGAAATATTAAGTGGAAacttccagaaataaactcaggaGTTTACAATTGTGCGCCATTCTGAGTAGCGTGATGAAGTTGCGTGCTGTCGCACGCCTTCCCGCCTGGGACAGAGAGCATCCCTTTGTACAGTGCATTATTGCTGTATATGTTACCTGCCCGTTAGTAGAGGAAAAACAGTGTTTTTAGGGTTTGGTGCTATCTGCGGTTCCAGGCATCCCATGAAGGTCTTGGAACGTATCCCAAGGGTCACGGTGCTGGCCGGGGTGAAGGCCAACTTCGGAGGccaaagggagaaggggaggggctggCACATCTCGAGCTGAGGGTCTGCACCCAGGACCCCTGCATGCTGGAATCACCCAGAGCTTCAGACAACACTGCTGCCTGGGCCCCCCCGCAGCGATGGGTGGGCGGCTCGGGCGCGGCGACTTTTAAAAGCTCCCCCGGTGATTCCCCTGTGCTGCCCGGTGGACACACTTTAAAGACAAGAAGGACCAGCGGGTGGGGTGTGCTGGGCGGGCCGGCATCACCCCTGCGACCACCCGGGACAGAACGTGGCCAGTTTCCCACAGCACCCGTTCCAAAGCCGAGGAATGAGCTCCTGGCCCTAAACCTAACCTCCCGCAGGGGTTCCAAAATCAGGGGCCACGGACTCCCCCTCCGCCCTCCGGGCCCGGAaggaagaaacaggaagagaGGCGGCAAAGCAGCCGCCGCAGTGCGCAGACACTGCCACCAGGGGGCAGCCGCGCGCAGGGCGAGGCCCGCagcctgagcctgtttcctcatttaccAAACAGGGACGGAAGACGTGGTCACTTAACAGCGGACCTGAGACCAAACGTGAGCTAATGTCCTCGGAAGTGAGAGCCCCTCCGCTTGTCTGGACTAAAGAAACACAGCTAACCTTTACCGAGTTATATTACCTACTATACGCCGGGCACTAACTCATAGCCGTCCCATGAAACAGGGGCCCCTATAATCCCGCTTGACAAATGCAGGAACGCAGGCACCAAGAAGTGGAGCGGATGGCAGGCCACTCGACGTGTAGGACGGCATCAGGATCCAAACCCCGCGGTCGCTCTGAGGCTGGGCTCTGCTCTGACCTTGAGGGATGAATCTTTTGCGAAGGTTGGTTCAAGTAGCTCCTATCGTTTGCAACCAGAAAAGCCTCAAGCAAGCCCACCTACGTTTTCCCAACTCCATCACTTTTGGAAGCCCCCTCCAGGCCGCCTCCTGCAGGAAGAGGACTAAGCAGGAGTCGCCCAGCGTGGAGGacgaggaaggaaggggaggaaggaggtaaAGAAGGAGGATGCCGGCCCCCCTCCTCTTATTCGGAAAGCCGCGGGGCCCAGCAGCGCTTGTGTGGGACCACACCCCACTCCCAAGCCACAGCTGACCGGTCCAGAGGCGGACCCTGGGGGGTTCCCGACTTGGGACGAGACTCCTCGGGGGCTGGACACTGACAAGTCAGCTCAGGAGCCCCGGGCAGCCATGAGGTGTGGGTAGGGGGGCGGGGAGTGAGGGCGGGTGGAGCAGAGGGAGGGGGGCAGGTGTCTGTGCTGTTTGGGGTTCCAGTGCCTCTTTCCAGCTTGGCTGCCACCGGGAAGGATAAGTCCTCTTCCTGGCTCGAGGCAGGccgcgggggcttctcttgcttGCAACAGAGGAGGCTGCAAGGCAGGCTGCAGAATCTGCAGCTTTCCCTGCCAGCcgtggagaaggaaggagggggaggggctgtggagCAAGTCGGGTACACTGGGCACCGGCCCAGCGCCGCTGACCGCGGGCCCTGGAGAAGACCGTGCCTGAGGGACTCACTGACCCGTCAGGAGGGGGGGCCCGCGGCAGGCCTGCAGGCCCCCCCGGGCAGGGTCACCGTGTCGCTCTGATGCCCGCTG
Protein-coding sequences here:
- the LRRC75A gene encoding leucine-rich repeat-containing protein 75A isoform X2, which produces MGTRQTKGSLAERASPGAAPGPRRERPDFWASLLLRAGDKAGRAGAGAGLPPYHRRVGMVQELLRMVRQGRREEAGTLLQHLRQDLGMESTSLDDVLYRYASFRNLVDPITHDLIISLARYIHCPKPPQGSPGREPPGQHRGPVGHPAEPPRPGARGRLPAALRGAGGQRGAGLHGPHGRHGPAAAAGSRRAAPADHAGPQRQPADAGPAARPHRRPEGPRSVPQRHVDRPGQQRGHLRAAPALPARPAQALPQAGPPAHHPGAGRGPGQWGRGPGRGCGPGGPWRGPGGQGDYRRTSDVTGRWGPPQGVPRG
- the LRRC75A gene encoding leucine-rich repeat-containing protein 75A isoform X1, with amino-acid sequence MGTRQTKGSLAERASPGAAPGPRRERPDFWASLLLRAGDKAGRAGAGAGLPPYHRRVGMVQELLRMVRQGRREEAGTLLQHLRQDLGMESTSLDDVLYRYASFRNLVDPITHDLIISLARYIHCPKPEGDALGAMEKLCRQLTYHLSPHSQWRRHRGLVKRKPQACLKAVLAGSPPDNTVDLSGIPLSPRDLERVAGYLRRCGEQVGSVELGFTGLTDDMALQLLPALGALPRLTTLALNGNRLTRALLRDLTDALKDPGQFPSVTWIDLGNNVDIFALPQPFLLGLRKRSPKQGHLPTILELGEGPGSGDEARDEAVDREDPGGDREGRETTGAPQT